The following proteins are co-located in the Vibrio astriarenae genome:
- a CDS encoding sodium:solute symporter family protein: protein MNIDILVVGVYFVFMIAVGLIFKRFAGNSTSDYFRGGGKMLWWMVGATAFMTQFSAWTFTGAAGKAFTDGFPIMTIFVANAFGFLLSWLFFSYRFRQMRVVTPVEGVRRRFGATNEQVFTWATMPTSIVYTGIWLNGLALFVSAVFKIDIELTIVVTGLIVLFISVIGGSWGVVASDFVQMVVIMAVTVVCAVAAIVKIGGPSNLIEQFPADSIMGPEMNYPLLFVAWFIFMFVKQLQNINNMQDSYRFLTAKDSVNARKAALLAFALMLIGPAIWFAPPWVSAIIYPDAISAHADALGGKAADAVYLVFVERAMPVGMVGLLMSAVFAATMSSMDSGLNRNAGVFVRNFYSPIINKNASEKKLMRVSQLVTSVFGILIIMVALFINSLRDLSLFDAMMFVSTLLQMPILVPLFFGMFVKKTPDWAAWATLVVGIGVSYLVSFVITPDVIANMIGLEGGFTSREASDLLVMNGIIGHLFITGGFFCLTTKFYKEPQGERAEEITEFWSDVATPVIEEEGQDEFDRQQRSMLGRLILVFGALVMAMVLIPNPFWGRMAFVFCGGVVLTVGALLLKSANVTPQLKAQAQS, encoded by the coding sequence ATGAACATAGATATACTCGTAGTTGGAGTCTATTTTGTTTTCATGATCGCGGTTGGATTGATATTCAAACGTTTTGCTGGAAACTCTACTAGCGACTATTTCCGTGGCGGCGGTAAGATGCTTTGGTGGATGGTGGGTGCAACAGCATTCATGACACAGTTCAGTGCATGGACGTTTACTGGTGCTGCTGGTAAAGCTTTCACGGATGGTTTTCCCATTATGACCATTTTTGTAGCAAATGCGTTTGGCTTCCTACTTTCTTGGTTGTTCTTCTCGTACCGCTTCCGCCAAATGCGTGTAGTCACACCCGTTGAAGGTGTGCGCCGACGTTTTGGAGCGACGAATGAACAGGTGTTTACTTGGGCAACCATGCCAACCAGTATCGTTTATACCGGTATTTGGCTAAACGGATTAGCACTATTTGTAAGTGCTGTTTTTAAGATTGATATCGAATTGACGATCGTGGTGACGGGTCTTATCGTTCTGTTCATCTCTGTTATTGGTGGTTCGTGGGGCGTTGTTGCTTCAGACTTCGTTCAGATGGTTGTGATTATGGCGGTTACGGTTGTGTGTGCTGTTGCTGCTATCGTAAAAATTGGTGGTCCGAGCAACCTTATTGAGCAGTTCCCAGCAGACTCAATTATGGGTCCAGAGATGAATTATCCGTTACTGTTTGTAGCATGGTTCATCTTCATGTTTGTTAAGCAGCTACAAAATATCAACAACATGCAGGACTCTTACCGATTCCTGACGGCTAAAGATTCTGTAAACGCGCGTAAGGCGGCACTATTAGCATTTGCACTTATGTTAATTGGCCCTGCCATTTGGTTTGCGCCACCTTGGGTATCTGCAATCATTTACCCAGATGCAATCTCTGCGCACGCAGACGCTTTGGGTGGTAAAGCAGCGGATGCAGTATATCTCGTGTTTGTAGAGCGTGCGATGCCAGTAGGTATGGTAGGTCTACTTATGTCTGCTGTGTTTGCAGCAACGATGTCATCGATGGACTCAGGCCTGAACCGTAACGCTGGTGTTTTTGTTCGCAACTTCTATAGCCCGATCATTAACAAGAATGCATCAGAGAAAAAACTGATGCGTGTGAGTCAACTCGTTACCTCTGTATTCGGCATACTTATTATTATGGTGGCGTTGTTCATTAACTCACTACGTGATTTGAGCCTGTTCGATGCGATGATGTTCGTAAGTACTCTTCTGCAGATGCCTATCTTGGTTCCACTATTCTTCGGTATGTTTGTTAAAAAGACACCGGATTGGGCTGCTTGGGCAACGCTAGTTGTTGGTATTGGTGTTTCTTACTTGGTGAGTTTCGTCATCACTCCAGATGTCATTGCGAATATGATTGGCCTAGAGGGTGGGTTTACTTCTCGTGAGGCCTCAGACCTTCTTGTAATGAACGGCATTATTGGTCACTTATTTATTACGGGTGGTTTCTTCTGTCTAACCACGAAATTCTACAAAGAGCCGCAAGGTGAGCGCGCTGAAGAGATCACTGAATTTTGGTCAGATGTTGCGACTCCAGTTATTGAAGAAGAAGGTCAAGATGAGTTCGATCGTCAACAACGCAGTATGCTCGGGCGCTTGATCCTTGTCTTCGGTGCGCTTGTTATGGCAATGGTTCTTATTCCTAACCCATTCTGGGGACGTATGGCCTTCGTATTCTGTGGCGGCGTTGTTCTAACAGTTGGAGCTCTACTTCTTAAGAGTGCAAATGTGACTCCTCAGCTTAAAGCACAAGCTCAAAGCTAA
- a CDS encoding alginate lyase family protein, translated as MRITKVCTAISLALLISTSAHATIDFISYDKDALSFNKSEISSKQGAYDALIKKADKALKAEIDPVTNKTLLPASGDIHDYFSFGPYWWPNPDTEDGLPYVRRDGEYNMATKTKATDKQRFIRFANDVKDLGLAYYFSDNQDYADKAIAQLDAWFVNPKTRMNPNLNHAQAIPGAVDGRGIGIIESRLLIPVLDSVNILKEKMTSEQYDAVVGWVDEFNHWMLTSQNGFEEDNWHNNHGTWYDAQVVAFSLFVGKPEIAQKRLQITQMRRIGSQFNIEGAQHGELERTRPWHYSNFNLEAYSLLGHFGEKVDVDVWNYEVDKHALSNGYRFVAKYVNSPEQWQYNDLKGFDSSKAYSNILYANRAYDDAQIKQALATLQNDESNKNKVENLLFK; from the coding sequence ATGAGAATAACAAAGGTTTGTACTGCTATTTCTTTAGCCTTGCTGATTTCTACAAGTGCTCATGCAACGATTGATTTTATCTCTTACGACAAAGACGCACTCTCTTTCAATAAATCGGAGATCAGCAGTAAACAAGGGGCTTATGATGCTTTAATTAAAAAAGCAGATAAAGCGCTTAAAGCTGAGATTGATCCTGTCACAAACAAAACACTGCTACCTGCTAGTGGTGATATTCATGACTACTTTAGCTTTGGCCCCTACTGGTGGCCAAACCCTGATACTGAAGATGGTCTTCCATATGTGCGCCGTGATGGTGAGTACAATATGGCAACTAAAACAAAGGCAACGGACAAGCAACGCTTCATTCGCTTCGCCAATGACGTAAAAGATCTCGGTCTTGCCTACTACTTTAGCGACAACCAAGACTACGCAGATAAAGCTATCGCTCAGCTTGATGCCTGGTTTGTTAACCCTAAAACTCGCATGAACCCGAACCTTAATCATGCTCAAGCCATCCCTGGAGCTGTTGATGGTCGTGGTATTGGCATCATAGAAAGCCGCCTACTCATTCCTGTGTTGGACAGCGTCAATATTCTCAAAGAAAAAATGACAAGCGAGCAATATGACGCTGTCGTTGGTTGGGTCGATGAGTTTAATCACTGGATGCTAACCAGCCAAAATGGTTTTGAAGAAGACAACTGGCATAACAATCATGGTACGTGGTACGACGCACAAGTTGTCGCGTTTTCGCTGTTTGTTGGTAAACCAGAGATTGCCCAAAAGCGTCTTCAGATCACTCAGATGCGCCGAATTGGTAGTCAGTTCAATATCGAAGGTGCACAGCATGGCGAACTGGAACGAACGAGACCGTGGCACTACTCAAACTTTAATTTAGAAGCCTACAGCCTACTGGGCCATTTTGGCGAAAAAGTAGATGTGGATGTTTGGAATTATGAAGTCGACAAACATGCGCTATCTAACGGGTATCGCTTCGTTGCTAAATACGTCAACAGCCCAGAACAGTGGCAATACAACGACCTCAAAGGCTTCGATAGTTCGAAAGCCTACTCCAATATTCTTTATGCCAACCGTGCCTACGATGACGCTCAAATCAAGCAAGCACTGGCGACGTTGCAAAATGATGAATCCAACAAAAACAAAGTAGAAAACCTACTCTTTAAATAA
- a CDS encoding DUF294 nucleotidyltransferase-like domain-containing protein has translation MGSSITPNIRDFLTRLDPFDKLPLSLVESLSNSVVVKYLAKDEVITFSALCTKRYLYIVRTGAIEQRSRNGSLRARLGIDDQFGFTFLAPLEKAEDGYEAQAIEDSLLYLVPHHELTRICQQHPEFADYFASQATRRLSTAVKHAVRKEDKGLFFRQISEIASKNIAIVDHTDSIKSVAKIMCGDQRSSCAVVMQEEDIVGMVTDRDMTRSVVAEEISTELPISCVMNTKPILVNSEDKVIQAISLMLQYNVRCLPVVKEGKVSGLLTTTHLVHNHKTQSLFLIEKIKYADSIDALSALREEKQTIFQALVESGISAEIQGQVMSMIMDAFTRRIIQLTEKSLGAPPCDYAWLVAGSHARNEVHMLSDQDSAIVLSDDAKDEDYHYFNYLAMRVCNGLAACGYPLCDGKYMAANKKWCQPISRWKEYYHKWVLSPEYNKLLSVSVFLEVRAIYGNADLIDTVQAHMHQCIQKNPRFIPALTRDAIETQPPLGIFNSLVLEKGGKNSNTLNIKKYALNLIIDLARIFSLAAGGSLTGTEERFRYAAEHGTMSLDTCENIIGAFRFITHVRFRHQLNAILNGKTPDNHIAPDQFSSFERKHLKEAFKIISELQDVAKLRFVKGS, from the coding sequence ATGGGTTCTTCTATCACCCCCAATATTCGCGACTTTCTCACCAGGCTAGATCCATTTGATAAGCTCCCTTTGTCACTAGTCGAATCCCTATCAAACTCCGTGGTTGTAAAATACCTAGCTAAGGATGAAGTCATCACATTCAGTGCTTTATGTACAAAACGTTATCTATATATTGTTAGAACGGGAGCCATTGAGCAGCGCAGTCGTAATGGTTCACTTCGGGCCCGCTTAGGCATAGATGACCAATTTGGTTTTACCTTTTTAGCTCCGCTAGAAAAAGCGGAAGATGGGTACGAAGCACAAGCCATCGAAGATTCTCTTCTGTATTTAGTCCCTCACCATGAACTCACTAGGATCTGTCAGCAACACCCAGAGTTTGCCGACTACTTCGCTTCTCAAGCAACCAGACGTTTATCCACAGCAGTAAAGCATGCTGTACGAAAAGAAGATAAAGGACTATTCTTTCGTCAAATCAGTGAGATAGCAAGTAAGAACATTGCAATTGTCGATCACACCGATTCCATAAAGTCTGTTGCCAAAATAATGTGTGGAGATCAAAGAAGCTCTTGTGCTGTTGTCATGCAAGAAGAGGATATTGTTGGAATGGTAACAGATCGGGATATGACGAGAAGTGTTGTGGCGGAAGAAATATCGACTGAACTTCCTATATCCTGTGTCATGAACACTAAACCTATTCTGGTCAATAGTGAAGATAAGGTGATACAAGCTATCTCGCTAATGCTCCAATATAATGTTCGTTGTTTACCAGTTGTCAAAGAGGGTAAAGTATCAGGCCTTCTTACCACGACCCATCTTGTACATAACCACAAAACACAATCGCTATTTCTGATAGAAAAAATTAAGTATGCCGACTCCATTGACGCCCTATCAGCCCTGAGAGAAGAAAAACAGACGATATTCCAAGCGCTCGTTGAAAGCGGAATTAGCGCTGAAATCCAAGGGCAAGTGATGTCTATGATTATGGATGCTTTTACGCGCAGAATTATTCAACTCACAGAAAAGTCACTCGGTGCTCCTCCTTGTGACTATGCATGGTTAGTTGCTGGCTCACACGCTCGCAATGAAGTCCACATGCTATCGGATCAAGATAGTGCCATTGTGCTTTCTGATGATGCGAAAGACGAAGACTATCACTACTTTAACTACCTTGCGATGAGAGTTTGTAATGGACTTGCTGCCTGCGGCTATCCCCTCTGCGACGGAAAGTATATGGCGGCAAATAAAAAGTGGTGCCAACCAATATCTCGCTGGAAAGAGTACTACCACAAGTGGGTATTGAGTCCTGAATACAACAAATTGCTGAGCGTCAGTGTATTCCTAGAAGTTCGAGCTATCTATGGTAACGCGGACTTGATTGACACTGTTCAAGCACATATGCATCAATGCATCCAAAAGAATCCTCGTTTCATTCCAGCACTCACTCGAGACGCTATAGAGACTCAACCACCACTTGGTATCTTTAATAGTCTTGTCTTAGAAAAGGGGGGAAAGAACAGCAATACTCTCAATATCAAAAAGTACGCGCTCAATCTAATCATTGATCTTGCACGTATTTTCAGTCTGGCAGCAGGAGGCTCATTAACTGGAACGGAAGAGCGTTTTCGTTATGCTGCTGAGCATGGCACGATGTCATTAGACACATGTGAAAACATCATTGGCGCATTTCGCTTTATCACTCATGTTCGTTTTCGCCACCAGCTTAATGCCATTTTGAATGGCAAAACACCAGATAATCACATTGCGCCTGACCAATTCAGCAGTTTTGAGCGCAAACACCTCAAGGAAGCATTTAAAATCATTAGCGAGCTACAGGACGTAGCCAAACTTCGTTTTGTAAAAGGCAGTTAA
- a CDS encoding YgjV family protein, whose product MENMFIAQVLGFVSLALGVTTFYQKDDRKLKILMMVFHINHLIHYFLLGSLVSVASSALSVLRTATAIYVSSLVVAFGFIALSALGGFYLIESYHDIWPFLGTAIGTYSVFCLKGIKMRLGFLVGAFCWLVNNIIVGSIGGTLLEMTLISVNLTTTFRLIADQRKARATTDKQENNEPCLYTTKTSH is encoded by the coding sequence ATGGAGAATATGTTCATCGCTCAAGTACTGGGTTTTGTTAGCCTAGCTTTGGGTGTGACGACTTTTTATCAAAAGGATGATCGTAAGTTAAAGATCCTGATGATGGTATTCCACATTAACCACCTTATTCACTATTTCCTATTAGGCTCACTAGTCTCAGTCGCTAGCTCCGCTTTATCAGTGTTGAGGACAGCGACGGCGATTTATGTATCGTCACTAGTGGTCGCCTTTGGATTTATCGCTTTGAGTGCGTTGGGTGGATTTTACCTAATAGAGTCCTACCATGACATTTGGCCCTTTTTGGGTACCGCGATAGGCACCTATAGTGTGTTCTGTCTAAAAGGTATCAAAATGAGATTGGGCTTTTTGGTTGGCGCATTTTGCTGGTTGGTCAATAACATTATTGTAGGATCTATTGGTGGTACTCTGCTTGAAATGACGTTAATCAGCGTTAACTTGACCACCACGTTCCGATTAATTGCTGATCAACGAAAAGCGCGAGCTACAACGGATAAACAAGAGAATAACGAACCATGTTTGTATACAACAAAGACATCACACTAG
- a CDS encoding exonuclease domain-containing protein produces the protein MFNRWFGKSSTQCQEALRQSIAPNSSYSSALDSYLRHPQPSLSEDLISQQFVALDFEMTGLEAKRDKILSIGLVHLNCYEINLCSSHEIYLDHGDYVKKESAEINEIVPQQLLNATAPTAALDELLTHLEGKIVVAHSACIERSFLNAQVKATYGLERLPCHFVDTLQLEKKYSYAGLSKIHQSYQLNDLRRHYNLPDYYAHSAASDALACAELFIVQLSKLKLKFESKISDVIIS, from the coding sequence ATGTTCAATCGTTGGTTTGGAAAGTCCTCTACACAGTGTCAAGAGGCGTTAAGACAATCTATCGCACCCAACTCGTCATACAGTTCTGCGTTAGATAGCTATCTACGCCACCCACAACCCTCCCTTTCTGAAGACCTAATTAGCCAACAATTTGTCGCACTAGACTTCGAAATGACCGGGCTTGAAGCTAAGCGTGACAAAATACTCTCTATCGGCCTCGTCCACTTAAATTGCTATGAAATCAATCTATGCAGTAGCCATGAAATTTATCTCGACCACGGAGACTATGTTAAAAAAGAAAGTGCCGAGATAAATGAAATTGTTCCACAACAATTACTCAATGCTACTGCACCCACTGCAGCACTTGACGAACTGCTAACGCATTTAGAAGGTAAAATCGTTGTCGCCCATAGTGCATGTATTGAGCGTAGCTTTCTCAATGCGCAAGTCAAAGCGACCTATGGATTAGAGCGCCTCCCTTGCCATTTTGTTGACACTCTACAGCTGGAAAAAAAATACAGCTATGCTGGACTGTCCAAGATTCATCAAAGCTATCAACTCAACGACCTTCGTCGTCACTATAATTTACCTGACTACTACGCTCACTCAGCGGCCAGTGATGCTCTAGCTTGTGCCGAGCTGTTTATCGTGCAACTTAGCAAGTTAAAACTGAAGTTTGAGAGCAAAATATCTGACGTCATCATCAGCTAA
- a CDS encoding RpiB/LacA/LacB family sugar-phosphate isomerase — protein MKIALTMENSQAAKNAMVAAELNTVAGGLGHEVFNVGMTDENDHHLTYIHLGIQASLLLNSKAVDFIVTGCGTGQGALMASNLHPGVVCGYCLEPSDAFLFNQINNGNALSLAFAKGFGWAGELNVRYIFEKAFTGNRGEGYPVERVVPQQANAKILNEVKAGVCKDVVASLQAIDQELVKQAVGGAQFQECFFANCQVSEIAEYVKSLID, from the coding sequence ATGAAAATTGCACTAACTATGGAAAACAGCCAAGCAGCGAAAAATGCAATGGTTGCAGCAGAACTAAATACAGTTGCAGGTGGCCTTGGCCACGAAGTTTTCAACGTTGGTATGACTGATGAGAATGATCACCATCTAACGTACATCCACCTTGGTATCCAGGCAAGTCTTCTACTTAACTCTAAAGCCGTTGATTTCATTGTGACGGGTTGTGGTACAGGTCAAGGTGCGCTAATGGCAAGCAACCTTCACCCTGGTGTAGTTTGTGGTTACTGCCTTGAGCCATCTGATGCGTTCCTATTTAACCAAATCAACAACGGTAACGCATTGTCTCTAGCGTTTGCTAAAGGCTTTGGTTGGGCAGGTGAACTCAACGTTCGTTACATCTTCGAAAAAGCATTTACTGGTAATCGTGGTGAAGGCTACCCAGTTGAGCGTGTTGTTCCTCAGCAAGCTAACGCTAAGATCCTAAATGAAGTAAAAGCTGGTGTATGTAAAGATGTAGTTGCTTCTCTACAGGCAATTGATCAAGAGCTAGTTAAGCAAGCAGTTGGTGGTGCACAATTCCAAGAATGTTTCTTCGCTAACTGCCAAGTGAGTGAAATTGCTGAGTATGTTAAGTCACTAATCGACTAA
- the kdgR gene encoding DNA-binding transcriptional regulator KdgR, whose amino-acid sequence MEKSTQPEAVSSVLKVFNILQALGEQKEIGVSDLSQRLMMSKATTYRFLQTMKTLGYVTQEGEADKYSLTLKLFELGAKSLEYVDLIELADKEMKIISELTNETVHLGALDEDSIIYIHKIDSSYNLRMHSRVGRRNPLHTTAIGKVLLAEREDSFVRNTLSRIEFVKSTDRTHENAEQLIAELKLVKDQHFGEDNEEQEPGLRCLAAPVYDRFGTVIAGVSISFPTVRFDEKRMSYYIDLLHKAGRNISEQLGYKNYPVQ is encoded by the coding sequence ATGGAAAAATCTACGCAGCCAGAAGCGGTTTCATCGGTTCTTAAGGTCTTCAACATTCTGCAAGCTCTTGGTGAACAAAAGGAAATTGGTGTATCTGATCTTTCTCAGCGCCTGATGATGTCTAAAGCTACGACGTACCGTTTTCTGCAAACAATGAAAACGTTAGGTTATGTCACACAGGAAGGCGAAGCAGATAAGTACTCCCTCACCCTCAAACTATTTGAGCTCGGTGCTAAATCTTTAGAGTATGTCGATCTGATTGAACTAGCAGATAAAGAAATGAAAATCATTTCTGAGCTAACGAATGAAACAGTTCACCTGGGTGCGCTTGATGAAGACTCGATCATTTATATCCACAAAATAGATTCAAGCTATAACCTTCGTATGCATTCAAGAGTCGGTCGTCGTAATCCTCTTCACACAACAGCAATTGGCAAAGTACTACTTGCTGAACGAGAAGACTCTTTTGTACGAAACACTCTATCTCGTATAGAGTTTGTAAAGAGTACTGATCGCACTCATGAAAATGCTGAGCAATTAATTGCAGAACTAAAATTGGTTAAAGACCAACACTTTGGGGAAGACAACGAAGAGCAAGAACCAGGGCTAAGATGTCTGGCAGCACCAGTTTATGACCGTTTTGGTACGGTGATAGCGGGAGTCTCAATCTCATTTCCGACAGTTCGCTTTGATGAAAAGCGTATGTCTTACTACATTGATCTTCTTCATAAAGCAGGGCGCAACATCTCTGAACAGTTGGGATACAAAAACTACCCTGTTCAATAA
- the kduD gene encoding 2-dehydro-3-deoxy-D-gluconate 5-dehydrogenase KduD — protein sequence MILDSFNLEGKVAIVTGCDTGLGQGMALGLANAGCDIVGVNIVEPTETIEKMKETGRKFVDIRANLMQLDDIPSIVDQAVTELGRIDVLVNNAGIIRRNDAIDFSEQDWDDVMNINVKSVFFMSQAVAKQMIAQGEGGKIINIASMLSFQGGIRVPSYTASKSGVMGVTRLMANEWASHGINVNAIAPGYMATNNTAALRADEQRNKEILDRIPAARWGTPEDLAGPCVFLASNASNYINGYTVAVDGGWLSR from the coding sequence ATGATTCTTGATTCATTTAATCTAGAAGGTAAAGTTGCGATTGTGACTGGTTGTGACACTGGTCTTGGTCAAGGCATGGCGCTAGGCCTTGCTAATGCAGGTTGTGATATTGTTGGTGTAAACATCGTAGAGCCAACAGAAACGATTGAAAAAATGAAAGAAACAGGTCGCAAGTTTGTCGATATCCGTGCAAACCTAATGCAACTTGACGACATCCCTTCAATTGTTGATCAAGCAGTGACTGAACTAGGTCGTATCGACGTTCTTGTTAACAATGCAGGTATCATTCGTCGTAACGATGCAATTGATTTCTCTGAGCAAGACTGGGATGACGTAATGAACATCAACGTTAAGTCTGTGTTTTTCATGTCTCAAGCAGTTGCAAAGCAAATGATTGCTCAGGGTGAAGGTGGTAAGATCATCAACATCGCATCTATGCTTTCATTCCAAGGTGGTATCCGTGTACCTTCTTATACTGCTTCTAAGAGTGGTGTAATGGGTGTGACTCGTCTAATGGCGAACGAGTGGGCAAGCCACGGTATTAACGTGAATGCGATTGCACCAGGTTACATGGCAACAAATAACACAGCGGCATTGCGTGCTGATGAGCAACGTAACAAAGAGATTCTAGACCGTATTCCAGCAGCACGTTGGGGCACACCTGAAGATCTAGCGGGTCCTTGTGTATTCCTAGCATCAAATGCATCAAACTACATCAACGGTTACACAGTAGCTGTTGATGGTGGTTGGTTGTCACGTTAA
- a CDS encoding sodium:solute symporter family protein produces MNIDMLVVGVYFIFMIAIGVIFKRFSGSSTSDYFRGGGKMLWWMVGATAFMTQFSAWTFTGAAGKAFTDGFPIMVVFMANAFGFLISWVFFSYRFRQMRVVTPIEGVKRRFGATNEQVFTWATMPTSIVYTGIWLNGLALFVSAVFKVDIETTIVVTGLIVLFISIIGGAWGVVASDFVQMVVIMAVTVVCAVVALFKIGGPSNLIEQFPAESIMGSNMNYPLLFVAWFIFMFVKQLQNINNMQDSYRFLTAKDSTNARKAALLAFVLMLIGPVIWFLPPWVTAVMYPEAATVHSAELGKKAADAVYLVFVEKAMPVGMVGLLMSAVFAATMSSMDSGLNRNSGIFVRNFYAPIIDKKADDKKLLRVSQIVTGCFGILIILVALFINSLRGLSLFDAMMYVSTLLQMPILVPLFFGVFIKKTPDWAAWATLLVGVFVSYMVSFVITADVIANWLNLDTPFTGREASDLKVLLGIVGHLFITGGFFCLTTKFYKEPAKARSEELQAFWTDVDTPVVEEPGQDEYDRQQRLMLGKLILVFGVLVTLMVLIPNPMLGRLAFVFCGAVIVTVGGLLLKSAKENETFNTTMSAG; encoded by the coding sequence ATGAATATCGATATGCTCGTGGTGGGCGTTTACTTTATCTTTATGATCGCAATTGGTGTGATCTTCAAACGATTTTCTGGTAGCAGTACCAGTGACTATTTCCGAGGTGGAGGCAAGATGTTGTGGTGGATGGTAGGTGCAACGGCCTTCATGACCCAGTTCAGTGCATGGACCTTTACAGGCGCTGCAGGTAAAGCCTTCACCGATGGCTTCCCTATCATGGTTGTCTTTATGGCCAATGCTTTTGGCTTCCTAATATCATGGGTATTTTTTTCGTACCGCTTCCGTCAAATGCGTGTCGTCACTCCAATTGAGGGTGTCAAACGCCGGTTCGGCGCCACAAACGAACAGGTGTTTACATGGGCGACTATGCCAACAAGTATTGTCTACACCGGGATTTGGTTGAATGGCCTTGCGCTGTTTGTGAGTGCCGTATTCAAAGTAGACATCGAAACAACGATTGTTGTCACAGGTCTAATTGTCCTTTTCATTTCCATTATTGGGGGCGCTTGGGGAGTGGTAGCTTCGGACTTTGTCCAGATGGTAGTGATCATGGCTGTGACCGTCGTGTGTGCAGTCGTGGCATTATTTAAAATTGGCGGACCGAGCAACCTAATTGAACAATTCCCTGCCGAATCAATCATGGGTTCTAATATGAACTACCCTTTGCTGTTCGTTGCGTGGTTCATCTTCATGTTTGTTAAACAGCTGCAAAATATTAACAACATGCAGGACTCTTACCGTTTCTTAACAGCAAAAGATTCGACCAATGCGCGAAAGGCCGCACTACTCGCTTTCGTACTCATGCTGATTGGCCCTGTAATCTGGTTCCTACCACCATGGGTTACAGCCGTCATGTACCCAGAAGCCGCAACCGTGCACAGTGCTGAGCTTGGCAAAAAAGCAGCCGATGCTGTTTACCTTGTTTTTGTTGAGAAAGCCATGCCGGTTGGTATGGTTGGGTTACTCATGTCTGCAGTCTTTGCGGCGACAATGTCTTCCATGGACTCTGGGCTGAATAGAAACTCCGGCATTTTTGTCCGCAACTTCTACGCGCCTATCATTGATAAAAAGGCTGATGACAAAAAGCTTTTGCGTGTAAGCCAAATCGTGACCGGATGTTTTGGTATTTTGATTATCTTAGTCGCTCTATTCATTAATTCGCTCAGAGGCCTGAGTCTTTTTGATGCGATGATGTATGTCAGTACGCTGCTTCAAATGCCTATTCTCGTACCTCTATTCTTTGGTGTCTTCATCAAGAAAACACCGGACTGGGCTGCATGGGCAACACTGCTTGTTGGTGTATTTGTCTCTTACATGGTGAGCTTTGTAATTACGGCAGATGTAATCGCAAACTGGCTAAACCTAGACACCCCTTTCACTGGGCGTGAAGCGAGTGATCTTAAAGTACTACTCGGTATCGTTGGTCATCTCTTTATTACTGGTGGTTTCTTCTGCCTAACAACCAAATTCTACAAAGAGCCTGCTAAAGCTCGAAGTGAAGAGTTACAAGCATTTTGGACAGATGTCGATACACCAGTGGTTGAAGAGCCTGGACAAGATGAATATGACCGCCAACAACGCTTAATGCTTGGAAAGCTAATTCTGGTATTTGGCGTGCTCGTCACTCTAATGGTCCTTATACCAAACCCAATGCTTGGCCGTTTAGCCTTTGTCTTCTGTGGAGCCGTCATTGTGACTGTTGGTGGCCTGTTGCTTAAGAGTGCCAAAGAGAACGAAACCTTCAATACCACCATGTCTGCTGGATGA
- a CDS encoding cupin domain-containing protein has protein sequence MFVYNKDITLEDLGEGISRKVLAHNDNMMAVEVHFESGAIGAMHSHPHEQLTYVLSGKFEFTIGDETKVVEAGDTMYKEPNIEHGCVCLEAGTLIDNFTPMRKDFV, from the coding sequence ATGTTTGTATACAACAAAGACATCACACTAGAGGACTTGGGTGAAGGTATTTCACGTAAAGTTTTGGCTCACAATGACAACATGATGGCAGTAGAAGTGCATTTTGAGTCTGGTGCCATTGGCGCGATGCACAGCCATCCGCATGAGCAATTGACTTATGTACTGTCGGGTAAGTTTGAATTCACTATCGGTGATGAAACAAAAGTCGTTGAAGCTGGCGACACCATGTATAAAGAGCCAAATATTGAACATGGATGCGTCTGTTTAGAAGCGGGCACACTAATTGACAACTTTACGCCAATGCGTAAAGACTTTGTTTAA